One Drechmeria coniospora strain ARSEF 6962 chromosome 01, whole genome shotgun sequence genomic region harbors:
- a CDS encoding Thioredoxin-like fold protein, with protein MRPNALALLAGVAALGRAQSSAVPEAKKEGAALSSGTVPPLLELTPSTWEEESKRSRWLLIKHYSPYCDHCKAFAPTYQTAYEFYHTSKPAADTTFFKYYDFRFAMINCVAYSDLCGSHNVTSFPTTVLYENGESIDRIRGAKGMKELSELIEPALEKTKPGSRPKNLVLPTAGATFSDVAKPDAAKKQDVNQDDVKETKAKTAPAEHSTSGASVALTAESFQKLVTMSKDPWFIKFYAPWCHHCQALAPTWEQMAKSMRGKLNVGEVNCDKETRLCKDVGARAFPTILFFKGAERAEYNGLRGLGDLVQYAEKAVDLATGVPDVDAESFKALEEKEDVIFVYFYDHATTSEDFRALERIPLGLVGHAKLVKTKDPKMNERFKITTWPRLLVSREGRPTYFAPLPPNEMRDVNGVLDWMRSVWLPLVPELTPSNARQIMDGKLVVLGVLNRRDQDAFQSSLREIKSAANEWMDRQVQEFQLERKKLRDSKQMRIEEAEDRDDQRALRAAKAIRIDMDSTSRKEVTFAWVDGEYWQRWIRSTYGVDVKDGERIIINDEDKRRYWDNTVTGNYILVSRTSIMETLDKVVHSSHMIKYKLTVSAFEKVLLDIRATFVERPFLSIGCVAGIGFGLFSWLRGRSRRRGGHFRLDDGMGIKELKDGLLGANGNQKSD; from the exons ATGAGGCCCAACgctctcgccctcctcgccggcgtcgcagcCCTCGGCCGTGCGCAGTCTTCGGCCGTGCCCGAAGCTAAGAAGGAGGGTGCCGCCCTGAGCTCGGGGACGGTGCCGCCCCTGCTGGAACTCACCCCCTCCACTTGGGAAGAGGAGTCTAAGCGATCGAGGTGGCTCCTCATCAAGCACTACAG CCCGTACTGCGACCACTGCAAAGCGTTCGCGCCGACCTATCAGACGGCCTACGAATTCTACCACAcctcgaagccggcggcggacaCGACCTTCTTCAAGTATTACGATTTCCGCTTCGCCATGATAAATTGCGTGGCCTACTCGGACCTTTGCGGGAGCCACAACGTCACATCCTTCCCGACGACGGTCCTGTACGAGAACGGCGAGAGCATCGACCGCATCCGCGGCGCCAAGGGCATGAAGGAGCTCAGCGAGCTGATCGAGCCTGCGCTGGAGAAGACAAAGCCCGGCTCGCGACCGAAGAACCTCGTCCTGCCCACGGCCGGTGCGACGTTTTCTGACGTGGCGAAGCCGGACGCTGCGAAGAAGCAGGACGTCAACCAGGATGACGTCAAGGAAACAAaggcgaagacggcgccggccgagcaCAGCACGAGCGGCGCCTCGGTCGCCCTGACGGCCGAGAGCTTCCAGAAGCTCGTGACCATGAGCAAGGACCCGTGGTTCATCAAGTTCTACGCGCCCTGGTGCCATCACTGCCAGGCCTTGGCGCCCACGTGGGAGCAGATGGCCAAGTCGATGCGCGGCAAGCtcaacgtcggcgaggtcaaCTGCGACAAGGAGACGCGCCTGTGCAAGGACGTCGGCGCACGCGCCTTCCCCACCATCCTCTTCTTCAAGGGAGCCGAGCGGGCGGAATACAACGGTCTCCGGGGCCTCGGCGACTTGGTGCAGTACGCCGAGaaggccgtcgacctcgccaccggcgtgcccgacgtcgacgccgaatccttcaaggcgctcgaggagaaggaggacgtCATCTTTGTCTACTTTTACGACCACGCCACCACGAGCGAGGACTTCCGAGCGCTCGAACGGatccccctcggcctcgtcggccacgccaAGCTCGTCAAGACCAAGGACCCCAAGATGAACGAGCGCTTCAAGATCACCACCTGGCCCCGGCTTTTGGTCTCGCGGGAGGGCCGGCCGACGTACTTtgcgccgctgccgccgaacGAGATGAGGGACGTcaacggcgtcctcgactGGATGAGGTCCGTCTGGCTGCCGCTGGTGCCCGAGCTGACGCCGTCGAACGCGCGGCAGATCATGgacggcaagctcgtcgtcctcggcgtcctcaaCCGCCGGGACCAGGACGCGTTCCAGAGCTCGCTCCGCGAGATCAAGAGCGCCGCCAACGAGTGGATGGACCGCCAGGTGCAGGAGTTTCAGCTCGAGCGGAAGAAGCTCCGAGACTCGAAGCAGATGCggatcgaggaggccgaggaccgCGACGACCAGCGAGCGCTGCGGGCCGCCAAGGCGATTCGCATCGACATGGACAGCACGAGCCGCAAGGAGGTGACGTTTGCctgggtcgacggcgagtaCTGGCAGCGCTGGATCCGCTCCACATATGGTGTCGACGTcaaggacggcgagcgaATCATCATCAACGACGAAGAT AAGCGGAGGTACTGGGACAACACGGTGACGGGCAACTACATCCTCGTCAGTCGCACGTCCATCATGGAGACGCTCGACAAGGTGGTCCACAGCTCGCACATGATCAAGTACAAGCTCACCGTCTCTGCCTTTGAGAAGGTTTTACTCGACATCCGCGCCACCTTCGTGGAGCGGCCCTTCTTATCGATCGGCTGCGTTGCCGGCATCGGCTTCGGCCTCTTCTCCTGGCTGCGCGGGCGtagccgccgacgcggggGGCACTTtcgactcgacgacggcatgggcatcaaggagctcaaggacgGCCTGCTGGGAGCGAACGGGAACCAGAAGTCTGATTGA